From a region of the Daphnia pulicaria isolate SC F1-1A chromosome 1, SC_F0-13Bv2, whole genome shotgun sequence genome:
- the LOC124332428 gene encoding cytochrome P450 4V2-like: MLLGVNHRHPIYKIWTSSFYPAVLVARLELCKAILSSNKYVTRPREYLFAFSENILPILSGEPWKKRRRMLNPAFHFQNLNGFLDIFNDLSLDCAAKIERIILVTASSGCQEIDVHPIMSLLVFVNGVKLYFNLEQIARFDFFNELYYYQGNEYLFKTPRRNNYIYY; this comes from the exons ATGTTGCTCGGCGTGAACCACCGACATCCAATTTACAAGATTTGGACCAGCAGTTTCTATCCAGCGGTTTTGGTCGCTCGTCTTGAGCTATGCAAA GCAATTTTATCCAGCAATAAATATGTGACGAGACCACGGGAATACCTCTTTGCTTTTTCCGAAAACATCCTTCCAATCTTATCGG GCGAGCCGTGGAAAAAGCGCCGTCGCATGCTCAACCCGGCGTTCCACTTTCAAAATCTCAACGGGTTCCTGGATATTTTCAACGACTTGAGCCTCGACTGCGCTGCGAAAATCGAACGAATAATTCTCGTAACGGCATCATCAGGCTGCCAAGAGATTGACGTCCATCCGATTATGTCTCTGCTGGTGTTCGTTAATGGAGTAAAGTTATATTTTAACCTAGAACAAATTGcaagatttgatttttttaatgagctttaTTACTATCAAGGTAATGAATACTTGTTCAAAACCCCCCgaagaaataattatatttactattaa
- the LOC124328550 gene encoding 5'-deoxynucleotidase HDDC2-like — translation MTAVNSKVLEFCQFMGRLKHLPRTGWVIRDIPNCETVAGHMYRMAMLTFLLETKDVDIQRCLKMCLVHDMAESIVGDLTPHCGVSVEDKHRQEEEAMETLIKLVPELSGEDMKSLFMEYENQETQEAILVKDLDRFDMICQAYEYEEFHKTPLALQEFFVATEGRFKHPEVKRWVDELNQKRALLTAPVANGEADKPLNS, via the exons atgACAGCAGTTAATTCTAAAGTTCTTGAGTTTTGCCAGTTCATGGGAAGATTGAAG CATCTTCCGAGAACTGGCTGGGTGATAAGGGACATCCCTAATTGTGAAACTGTGGCTGGTCACAT GTACCGAATGGCCATGttgacttttcttttggaaACCAAAGATGTTGATATTCAAAG GTGCCTTAAAATGTGTCTTGTCCATGATATGGCAGAAAGCATTGTTGGTGATTTGACTCCTCACTGTGGTGTGTCAGTTGAAGACAAACATCGTCAAGAGGAAGAAGCCATGGAGACTCTAATCAAATTGGTGCCTGAATTGTCTGGTGAAGATATGAAAAG TCTGTTCATGGAGTATGAAAACCAAGAAACTCAAGAAGCAATTTTGGTCAAAGATCTCGACCGCTTCGACATGATTTGCCAAGCTTACGAATATGAGGAGTTTCATAAGACGCCTCTGGCTCTGCAAGAATTCTTCGTTGCAACCGAGGGTCGTTTCAAGCATCCGGAAGTGAAGCGCTGGGTGGATGAATTAAATCAGAAGCGAGCCCTGCTGACAGCTCCCGTGGCGAATGGCGAAGCGGACAAGCCACTCAACTCTTAA